In one Yarrowia lipolytica chromosome 1A, complete sequence genomic region, the following are encoded:
- a CDS encoding uncharacterized protein (Compare to YALI0A04301g, no similarity), with product MSIESAMARLVPFQSITDVYKQMEESGAELGDAIRVQKLRQKVDRELQEDPTTVTSAVITPALPLNNSHNSNNNGNSGHKIRRRSSVQEIDQDFDSGSPLSSPPPVKRRRRTKEEIERDNRRIAQGKAPEFRWTTATQLRLKPIDPSSPTLCQDTYRWYTSETISGKSIKTMYKPRVEQNWLSKDPRSQKLFPKYIKLITRMDSILKHVLKEYSAWPESQKDQRLRDELRKEHLLQYYDKVLDADEDLKSSFMAPYSAGALAVIARAALKLYFLDYHQGLVD from the coding sequence ATGAGCATAGAAAGCGCCATGGCCCGTCTAGTGCCGTTCCAGTCCATCACAGACGTGTACAAGCAAATGGAGGAGTCCGGAGCCGAATTGGGCGATGCAATTCGCGTTCAGAAATTGAGACAAAAAGTGGACAGGGAGTTGCAAGAAGACCCGACAACGGTGACTAGTGCGGTTATCACACCAGCACTACCCCTCAATAACAGCCACAACAGCAATAACAATGGCAACAGCGGGCACAAAATCAGACGTCGAAGCAGCGTACAGGAAATCGACCAGGACTTTGACTCGGGGTCGCCTCTgtcgtctcctccaccggTCAAACGGAGACGACGaaccaaggaggaaatcGAAAGAGACAACAGAAGAATAGCGCAGGGGAAAGCACCAGAATTCAGATGGACAACCGCAACACAATTACGACTTAAACCTATTGATCCCAGTTCTCCGACACTTTGTCAGGACACTTATAGATGGTACACCTCGGAGACCATCTCCGGTAAGAGCATCAAAACCATGTATAAGCCGCGAGTGGAGCAGAATTGGCTGTCAAAAGATCCACGCAGCCAAAAGCTGTTTCCAAAGTACATCAAATTGATCACTCGCATGGATTCCATCCTCAAACACGTTCTCAAAGAGTACTCAGCTTGGCCTGAAAGTCAGAAGGATCAAAGGTTGAGAGACGAACTACGAAAGGAACACctgctacagtactacGATAAGGTGTTGGACGCAGATGAGGATCTGAAGAGCAGTTTTATGGCCCCGTACTCTGCGGGAGCTCTGGCTGTGATTGCGAGAGCCGCTTTGAAGCT